The Humulus lupulus chromosome 7, drHumLupu1.1, whole genome shotgun sequence region ATAGCTAACAAGGTCATCCAGTCAATAGCTAAACAAAACTAAAGTTAATAGCTAAACAAAGTCTAAACTTTTCACTTCAAATTCAGCAACCAATCTATTATTCTATGCTCTGGCATCTTTAGAAACAATGCTCTAGACACCTCGTTCTCAAACTTCTCAATAGCTTTTGCGTATACTTCTCCACTAATCAATTTGATTAAGAGCTTCAACACTCTCATCCAATAAGTAATGTGATGCAGATGTTGCCATTGATCTCTCTATCAATTATGTCTTTCGCTTTGCAGTTTCATTATATGTTGCCAGTGCATCTGCCAAAGTTGATGAGAACTTTGCTCTTTTTACTGATCGAGAGTTCGAAGTGGCTGTTGATTTACCTCTTCTTTTGCTAACATCCTCATCAAAACCACTTTCTTCATTCCTAGTAGAAGGAAATTATCGAAGTTGCATCATCATCATTAGTATCTCCATCATTAGAAGGACTTAGAGTTGAAGGATGAGCATTGGAACCAGTTGCAGTAGTAGCACCAAAGATAGTGCATAATTTCTCATAAAACTTACAACCTTTCTTTCTAAATCTTTTAGCAGACTTGTTAACCTACATGAAatgaaattatattgataaaatatACCAATACCTATTACAATAAAACAAGCATAAAatctattttaaataatttttacccgAATAAGTTTATCCCAAACTTCATCAGTCGCACTAACTTCTCCAGTCACTGCATTATATCCCATGCCATTCTCTTTCAGTAAAGACTTAAACTCCTTATGCTTTTGCTTTAATTGATTGTATTTGTTCCTTAGTTGCATATCACTATAATTTCTTCTTGCTCGTGCACAAAGCTCTTCCTTTATATATTTCCATGATTGCTTTGTAAATGTTGTGGTTTTCTTATTTCCCTTTAAAACTTCTTCTTccataagttcgatgaaaatttcTTCATGCCTTTGAGTCCAAACAGAAGCCTCATCATTGTTCTCAATAATAAGAACTTCATTATCAATACCTGCCATCTAGGTAAGACCTAAGAATTCAATAAGAATTCTAAATGAAAATACAAGACAATTACTAAAGAAACAACCATTTCAAGAACAATAAGAATTGAAAAAATGATTTAGTTAAAATTACCAAGTAATTCCAATAATACCAATGAAGAGTATCCatatattcatcaaattaacaaaatAATACAATGTCATATGAAATAAAAACACACACCAAAAAACATAAAAGGCAGATATTCAACACAACAAAAGATTACTAAAGCAGTACTCTCTAGATACTGTTTCTGGTGATTTGGAATAAAAGGGCTCTGACAACAGGTATTATCACTTCATAAAAGTAACATAATTTTTATTGGCAGCCATGTTTCTGTGTTTAAGAACATAAATTCATTTGATGCAACAAGATTTGTGCAATGAATCCAATTGTCAGGGTTGATTCTTCTCAGAGgagttaagagagagagagagagagagagggagaaagcaTGACTTAAATGTCAGCTTTTGCCTATATGTCCATACAAAGATGAGGCCAAATGAAAATATTATCCAAGCTTTAGTTTGGCTCTTATTTTCAATACAAGctttgttttgttcctaaacaaAACAATCTGAACGGAAAAGTGATTGAACCATATATCTATCAGTTGTTGTTGTTATAATTCAATTCAACATGAATGTGTAGTGTTATATTCCTATATATATATCACACTACTCATCCAAGTTTCCAACCAACCATTCAAGCTAGCTAGCTAATAATATATATCATAAATAATGATAATTGCCAAATAGTATTCAAATGCTATAATAAGATACCTGATAATTATATGTGTAAGGTACATGATTTCATTGACATTTTTTGGGTCAATTAATTGTGTGTACTTTCTATTTattatttgattgatttttcaATTCATCAATGTATCAAATGAAACCATTTGAGTCCCCAAAACCTTGTCATAAACCCTGTCGAACTCCTCCAACACTTCACCTAAAAGACCCACTTTGTTTTTCCTAACCAACATTTTTACTAAACGCACCAAGTGCCTATTAAACCTCCCTTCTTTATTAACCCCTTGACTAATCGACCCTTTTCTTCCTCACCCATTGGTGGCTTCTTGGGTTTCTTGGCATCAATTTTTCTACTCATCTTCTTGTGTTCGGCTTTTGACTTTTGAACTGACCTAACCAACGTTCCCTCCTGGTTGCTAGCCATTAATCTTTTGTTTTCCTAAAAATGGGTTCCTGGTTGCTACTCATCAAAACCATTTTCCTAAAAATGTTCGAGCAGAATAGATAAAACCCAAAGCAGCATAAACTATAAACCTAGAAAATAaattctctcttttcttctcttttgttttggTTCTTTcaatattcatacaaacacaCTTAAATTTCACATAACTTAATGTTTTCTACTCGTTGTGGAAATGGGTTTTTCATTTCAAGGCACCCTAAAGAGAAGAACCATAAAAGAACACATAAAAGTGGTTGATATTGTTTTCTTAGGAACCAAACAAACAAAGAGTCTGGGAGAACAAATTAGTGAATTTTCGTATGAAAGAAAATTGAAAGTAGAAATAACTGAGGAAGTTGAGAATGATTATAGAGTGGAAGGTGTTTCGGTGAGTTGGACAGAGTCAGAAGCTGAGGATGAGTGAGATATGTTTATGTTCAGATTTGATCTTCCCTTGTCTAATCTAAATATAATACAAAATTTCAAGGAACTCATGTTGTCAATCAAAGTAcaatattacaaaaaaatatatataaatcaagAATCCAAAAGAGGTTCAAacccaaaagaaagaagaaatatgtACCTGTGAATTAAGAATACACTGAGCTTAGCTAAAACCTCAGAGTTGAGACCCAAATCACGGAGAGCAATGAGCCCTGTCAATTATATTGGACAAGAGAAAAAATGGAGGAAAATCACAAACCCTAATCCCAAACAAAATCAGAAAAAGAgattgagaagaagaagaagaaatcataTGAGGGAGAGACATGAAAGAGATGGTGTACCTGAAGAAAATTTGGAGAGACCTATGAGAAGCCATTGAAGCTTGAGAAAGGTCTTTGTACACGAGCTTGAGATGGGAGAAAAAAAattggtttaaaaaaattttgaaagtatgaaaatggtgttttcaaaattttgtcaattttaattaaaatttaaaaaattaaaaataagtttaaaaaaattttaactCACCGAACATGTTTTTCGGTGTTGTTatcaaaatttttattatttaataaaaaaaactatttaaaaaaaattaccgaACAGGGCCAATGTGTTTGATAAcgctatttttatttattattttttaaaattttaattaaaatttattaaatttttcacttttaaattttttttaaacagttttcatttttttcttctcttcttcaagccaacaccttatattgttaaacaaaaaataaaaataaaagttatcaaacacatttattattttttgttttttaaaaaaaaaatagttaccaaacatgtttttattttttaaaaataaaaaataaaaaataaaataatattttcatttttgtgtttaaaaaattcaaaaacaaaaattttaccaaatggGCCTATGGATTTactctttattatttattttaatgaaattgtAAACAATGAGTTTACTATTTAATAAAGTGAGAGTGAAATGCCTATGAAGCTTATATCTTGTAGAGACAACAAAAAATTTTATTTCAACAGAAATGTAAACAATactgttaaattatttatttcaatgAAACTATAAACAATGActtttttctttaataatttattttaaaaattctaaaTTTTCTAAACATTATATTTGAAATTATTAGTATAATTGACATTAAAAAATTTCattataattttgtttaaaacattaaaaaaacgaaaaaaaaataatcatttatatttgaaagtgtgaataaataagtATTTTATTTGACTAAGAGATTAATAAGAGTGTTAGAGAATGTGAAATTTagaaatttgataaaaaaaaaaaatctaagcaTGAGAGTTTAAAGCAACAAGTAGAAACAAAATTTATAAGAACGATtaaattactaaaaaaaaatgatattttgggaattttactaTAAAAAAACAAGTATTAGTAAGGaaattattttagaaaaattGAGCAATTCTATGGAGTGATATGGGAAAAGGGGCATTGGTGGCCATTTCTGTTTTGTATTGAAGATTGTATGGTAGGTCATAAATTGGGAGTAATAATTTGACATGCAAGTGATATACTTAAGCATACTTAGAGCATCTCAAATGGAGTGTCAAAAATGTAATAAATTGATATATTTTAGCACATTCTAAAAAACTACAACTTCATAGTGTTcggtgccaaatttggcacaataaattctaatttatttatttattataatatcaCTAATTATTATGATTCATTAATTATTATGAAATTCACTTTCTTTATTTGCCATTATTGACTCGATTTTCtttcaattaataaaaataaaagagagCTAGTAGAAAGAAATAAATCAAAACACGGGCTTATATGAAAcccagtccacgagtcacttgtattaagAAAATATCATCAGAATCACAAGCTCTTTAGGATTTATAGCTTGGGCAGATGATAGTCTTTCTTAAAGGTAAAATGGGAGTCCAAAATCTAAGGCTTTCCCTCCCTACAAATGACCAATTCATGCCCTATTTATAGGCGACGTGAGGGTAGCAAATGGGCTGCTAGCCTTAACAAAGAAATAAACGTTTACATTCATCTCCACATTTTGTGAGAATTACCTATTACATAATAGTACTCTACACGTGTCACTCAGCTATTGGCCTAACTGGCTTCTAGCCTAAAAAGGGGGTGGTCCTCGAAATCCTAACGTAATGGCACCAGAGACCATTCCTCCAATCAAGTCTGTGTTGAGCTTGTACTGTGTGGTCCCCAGATCTCCGAAAATCTCCCTATACCATTAACGAGATTTCTCGGGCTCTCTCAGAAGCTGACGTGAAGGCCTTCTTCCTGGACCTGATCTTTGGGACCTCCCAAGGAGTTATGTTTCGGggattcacgaagggttctgaggTCCTTCCTCGGATGTCTGGTAGTTCATGTACTGATGATTCATCGGCGAGGTAATCCACCCCCGAGGACTTCTCGGGAGATATGCCATATATGCCGCCATATGTTGCTTATTGCTGACGTGGACGGTAGGTCGTAAAAGGTCTGGAACAACCATATTGCCATATATTTTTGCAATAAAAAGTGAAAAAGATGATAATTGTTGTATattctcaataaatattaaatgactattaataataataattttttttttgttacttaatTTGCATCTTGTGCATTGGAGTACAATTACAAATAGTAGGTCAAATATatcattaatttcattttttatgTCAAATTTAACACAAAATTTACATCATGCACTAAAATGGTCTTAGTACCAAATTTAGTGTAATTTTTGGTGTATGTTAAATTGAGTATAATTTTTAGCATTATaaggaaaaattatttttctcaattGTGCGATTTTATAACATTGCTCCAAAAATTTAACACTATATTAAAaatacttttaaaaataaagtgtttaccgACAAATctatctataatttttttttataacatatatatatttaaatctttattttaaaaaaacacaatttttaaaccAATTTTTATAATGTTTTAATACAAgaataaaaaacttttaaaactttaTGGGATTTTCACACAACTCATtacaatattattttatattaccaTATTAATACTAATTATACTAATTCCATTTTTATATACAAATCTTAACCAATTTTAGATTTTAATTAATAGgattcttttttttatttatgattttattttatattttttaaatattatttattgtaAAGGGTGAAAAAATGGATTTGTAATCAAAACTTCCCATTTGATAACCTTTTTACATTCTACtttatttcaaaaaattaaatCACATGTGCCAAAAACTCAAACCACGCAAGCCTCTCTCTATTCCATCTATTTCCAACAAAAAACTCAAACCCCCAAACCTgtctttcttcttcctcttccagTCCCATGGTTTCAACTAGGAGTGTTGGTGATACACTCTCCACAGAGTCGCCGGAGAAGGAGAATGATATGGAGGTTGCGTCAGAATCCGAGGAAAGTGAtgagtgttggggttttatgccctaattaaaactcaatttctttgtaatctaatttattatcaataaaagaatagaaattaatcttgacttggtcaatcactttgctcacatggtttattttcataattatttatttaatataaacttctattaaatcctgagcatatagctaatcataattatagtgacgtaatcacagtggaatataaatatgataatatgttcaaaataaattagttataagattagttagtgcacaggattcacactgacttgccaatctacgatatgatctacttacacattgtagtgttatgttctttccaaaacattagcaaagtagataagaccggatgtatttgttacatcagattggactgatattgacagtagataggataagtaaaaaTACCGTAATTATTTATTCTaggcatatcatatagttgaccataggtgtaatgacccaactactctagactttggatcattaatgactactatacatagacactaatctttaagaaaacgtacatatgaaataaacatTTCTTCATTAGAACTTGTATAACAAATGTTAAACTTCATATAATTCAAagtatgatatgggatcccattgttttaaaaataaaaacataacataactaaaataaatgggttacaaaattagatgcagaaatacataaaaatcataattaaaaaactaaaaagaaaattcatcctcgaatcgttcacgcagtccaccgatgtcattctccctcaatacacatttccaagctgccaagaaccttcccgctgcCATAGCTATTtgcctgcacatataaacataaaggaatgtgcctaatgcccagcaaggaaaatctactacaagcatgaaacataatcatacacataaactataagctataaacatatatgtATAAAGatgtacatcatataagactatattattaatggccattaaaacatgtgataaaccatctacgtcccctttctaatatctaaggtaggttagatcacatagtaggtttatgataacccatctacatcccttgtctaatatttgaggtagggtaaatcataaccatgaaacataagaaaacataacatattatattatagcataacttatcataac contains the following coding sequences:
- the LOC133791796 gene encoding L10-interacting MYB domain-containing protein-like, translating into MAGIDNEVLIIENNDEASVWTQRHEEIFIELMEEEVLKGNKKTTTFTKQSWKYIKEELCARARRNYSDMQLRNKYNQLKQKHKEFKSLLKENGMGYNAVTGEVSATDEVWDKLIRVNKSAKRFRKKGCKFYEKLCTIFGATTATGSNAHPSTLSPSNDGDTNDDDATSIISFY